In the Nitrosarchaeum sp. genome, one interval contains:
- a CDS encoding DUF5615 family PIN-like protein: MSKPIKILIDEMDDGWDDKLRKLGYDAYSVKKLRNDGLKLRTDYSVINYAKENDMILVTRDTESGQACEENNLPFILLDNEEIFKIVVDKLKNI; encoded by the coding sequence ATGTCAAAACCAATTAAAATTTTAATTGACGAGATGGATGATGGCTGGGACGACAAACTTCGTAAATTAGGGTATGATGCATACAGCGTAAAGAAACTTCGCAATGATGGTCTAAAACTACGTACTGATTATTCTGTGATTAATTATGCAAAGGAAAACGACATGATCCTAGTTACACGTGATACTGAAAGCGGTCAGGCATGCGAAGAAAATAATCTCCCTTTCATATTGCTTGACAATGAAGAGATTTTCAAAATAGTAGTTGATAAATTAAAGAATATTTGA